Proteins found in one Lutimonas zeaxanthinifaciens genomic segment:
- a CDS encoding DUF4271 domain-containing protein: MFEGIERISVSSDWITLIFLTVLILVAVLQFNFSERFSKLFSLIYSEKYYTDFYKSRPLIFNWFHVIFFFIIIFNISMALYFALNSFKGPVENDSFYLYSKLLIMTSLYFGIRYILGYFLAYIFELEEGQNYFTFLKISNLALISILVFPLLVLANYSAGVFHKFLITFGLVVSVAIALFRYFVLIKNEKLSFNNIFYLFLYLCALELAPFIVIYKLFVD, translated from the coding sequence ATGTTTGAGGGAATTGAAAGAATATCTGTTTCGAGTGATTGGATCACTTTGATTTTTCTTACTGTTTTGATACTTGTTGCCGTTCTGCAATTCAATTTTTCCGAAAGGTTTTCCAAGCTTTTCTCTTTAATTTATTCTGAAAAATATTACACTGATTTTTACAAAAGCAGGCCATTAATTTTTAATTGGTTTCATGTAATTTTCTTTTTTATCATAATTTTTAACATTTCAATGGCACTTTATTTTGCCTTAAACTCCTTTAAAGGGCCGGTCGAAAATGATTCATTTTACCTTTATTCCAAATTACTTATTATGACGAGTTTGTACTTTGGTATTCGATATATTCTAGGTTATTTTCTTGCTTATATTTTTGAATTAGAAGAAGGTCAAAATTATTTTACATTCCTAAAAATCAGTAATTTAGCACTTATTTCTATATTAGTTTTTCCGCTTCTTGTTCTGGCCAATTACAGCGCAGGTGTTTTTCATAAGTTCTTGATAACTTTCGGATTAGTGGTCTCCGTTGCAATTGCTTTATTTCGTTACTTTGTATTGATCAAAAATGAAAAGTTAAGTTTTAACAATATTTTCTATTTATTTTTGTACCTTTGCGCCCTTGAATTAGCCCCCTTTATAGTTATTTATAAACTGTTTGTTGATTAA
- a CDS encoding uroporphyrinogen-III synthase, with protein MKVKTILVSQPAPKAAQSPYFDLMNKQKVKIDFRSFIHVEGETSREVRNQKIDFLSFSAVIFTSRNAVDHYFRLAEEMRVTIPDDMKYFCLSEAVAFYLQKYVVYRKRKIYVGTRTFDDLMPLIKKHKSEKFLLPSSDKVKQTMIDKMNSLNVEWKRAVLFKTVVSDLSDLENVFYDILVFFSPSGIKSLFENFPSFKQNDTRIAVFGNSTVKAAEEAGLKIDIAAPSKETPSMTMALEKYIKEVNK; from the coding sequence ATGAAAGTAAAAACTATACTCGTTTCGCAACCAGCACCCAAGGCAGCTCAATCTCCTTATTTTGATTTGATGAATAAACAAAAAGTGAAAATTGATTTTCGCTCGTTCATTCATGTTGAAGGAGAAACGTCTCGAGAGGTAAGAAATCAAAAAATTGATTTTTTGAGCTTTTCTGCTGTGATCTTTACAAGTAGAAATGCCGTGGATCACTATTTTAGACTTGCTGAAGAGATGAGGGTTACAATTCCGGATGACATGAAGTATTTTTGTTTATCTGAAGCTGTGGCGTTTTATTTACAAAAGTATGTTGTTTACAGAAAGCGTAAAATTTACGTTGGAACCCGAACATTTGATGATTTAATGCCTTTGATTAAAAAGCATAAGTCGGAAAAATTCCTTTTACCGAGTTCAGACAAGGTGAAACAGACGATGATTGACAAGATGAATAGCCTGAACGTTGAATGGAAAAGAGCCGTATTATTCAAAACCGTTGTCAGTGACTTGTCAGATCTTGAAAATGTTTTTTATGACATTCTGGTTTTCTTTAGTCCTAGCGGAATTAAATCGCTGTTCGAGAATTTCCCTTCTTTTAAACAAAATGATACAAGAATTGCAGTTTTCGGAAATTCAACCGTAAAAGCAGCTGAAGAAGCAGGTTTAAAAATTGATATTGCTGCTCCTTCAAAAGAAACACCGTCCATGACAATGGCTTTAGAAAAATATATCAAAGAGGTGAATAAGTAA
- the recA gene encoding recombinase RecA: MAEDKEKTAKLKALQLTLDKLDKTYGKGSVMKMGDVANENIEVIPSGSLGLDLALGVGGYPKGRVIEIFGPESSGKTTLALHAMAEAQKAGGIAAFIDAEHAFDRFYAANLGVDIDNLIISQPDYGEQALEIADNLISSGAVDIVIIDSVAALTPKSEIEGEMGDSKMGLHARLMSQALRKLTATINKTNCTVIFINQLREKIGVMFGNPETTTGGNALKFYASVRLDIRRRTQIKDGDKILGNRAKVKVVKNKVAPPFQTTEFDIMYGQGVSKVGEILDLGVELEIIKKSGSWFSYGDTKLGQGRDAVKSLIGDNPELAEELETKITEAIKTS, encoded by the coding sequence ATGGCAGAAGATAAAGAAAAAACCGCAAAACTAAAGGCATTACAGCTTACTCTTGATAAACTGGACAAAACTTATGGGAAAGGTTCTGTAATGAAAATGGGGGATGTTGCAAACGAGAATATTGAAGTAATTCCTTCAGGATCACTGGGCCTGGATCTTGCTTTAGGAGTTGGAGGTTACCCAAAGGGCAGAGTTATTGAGATTTTTGGGCCGGAATCTTCTGGGAAAACCACCCTTGCATTACATGCGATGGCTGAAGCTCAAAAAGCAGGAGGAATTGCCGCTTTTATTGATGCGGAACATGCTTTTGACCGTTTTTACGCTGCAAATTTAGGTGTGGATATTGACAACCTGATCATTTCACAACCTGATTATGGTGAGCAGGCCTTGGAAATTGCTGATAATTTGATCAGTTCGGGAGCTGTTGATATCGTGATCATTGACTCAGTTGCCGCATTAACGCCCAAAAGTGAAATTGAAGGTGAGATGGGAGATTCTAAAATGGGCTTACATGCAAGGTTAATGTCTCAGGCTCTTAGAAAGCTTACAGCAACCATTAACAAAACCAATTGTACCGTAATTTTTATCAATCAACTAAGGGAAAAAATTGGGGTGATGTTTGGGAATCCTGAAACGACAACAGGTGGTAACGCATTGAAGTTTTACGCTTCGGTTCGGTTGGATATCAGGAGGAGAACGCAAATAAAGGATGGTGACAAGATCCTTGGGAACAGAGCCAAGGTAAAAGTGGTCAAGAATAAAGTGGCTCCGCCATTTCAGACAACTGAGTTTGATATTATGTATGGTCAGGGAGTTTCTAAAGTTGGAGAAATTCTTGATCTTGGGGTCGAACTGGAAATCATTAAGAAGAGTGGTTCCTGGTTTAGTTATGGAGATACTAAACTGGGGCAGGGAAGAGATGCGGTCAAATCCTTAATTGGAGACAACCCCGAATTAGCAGAAGAATTGGAAACCAAGATAACCGAGGCAATCAAAACAAGCTAA
- a CDS encoding GNAT family N-acetyltransferase: protein MKWNLKKFNDLSLEEFHDIIQLRINIFVVEQDCPYPELDDKDQIAYHFFGTTDDGKIIAYTRLFAPGDYYEEAAIGRVVVHKDFRKDGIGFELMKGSVESLIRLFQVKKIKIGAQTYLQKFYESLGFISTGHHYMEDGIPHMYMIKEINS from the coding sequence ATGAAATGGAACTTAAAGAAATTTAATGATCTGTCATTGGAAGAGTTCCATGATATTATTCAGCTTCGAATTAACATATTTGTTGTGGAACAGGATTGCCCTTATCCTGAACTAGATGATAAAGATCAAATTGCCTATCATTTTTTTGGTACGACGGATGATGGTAAAATTATTGCTTATACCCGATTGTTTGCGCCTGGAGATTATTATGAAGAAGCAGCAATTGGCAGGGTTGTGGTTCATAAGGATTTTAGAAAGGATGGAATAGGGTTTGAGCTAATGAAAGGATCTGTGGAATCTTTGATCAGGTTATTTCAGGTTAAAAAGATTAAAATTGGGGCACAGACCTATCTCCAAAAATTCTATGAGTCACTTGGATTTATTTCAACCGGACATCATTACATGGAAGATGGAATTCCTCATATGTATATGATCAAGGAAATTAATTCTTAA